CGACCTGACGGATCGTCACCGAATCGGGCGGTGGCACGAGACGGCGCACGTCGATCCGTGAGCTCTTCGCGCCTTGTGAGCCGTCGGGCGTCACTGCCGTACTGCCTACAAGCCCGCCGGGACCACCGGTGGGCGGGAACCGCAGTGGAGAGGAAGGCCTATGACCGCACGACCGCGGCACCGCCACACCACGCCCTCACGGCTCCTGCCGTCGCTCCGCACCGCCCTCACCGTCACCAGCTTCGGCATCGTCCTGCCGCTCCTCGCACCGGCTGTCGGCCGAGCGGCCACCGCGACCACGTGGGACCGGGTCGCCGCCTGCGAAAGCGGCGGCAACTGGAGCACCAACACCGGCAACGGCAACTACGGAGGGCTGCAGTTCACCCAGCCCACCTGGGTGGCGTACGGCGGAACCGCGTACGCGCCGCGGGCCGATCTGGCCGGCCGTGCGGAGCAGATCAACGTGGCGGAAGCCGTGCTCGCCCGGCAGGGGCCGGGAGCATGGCCGGTCTGCTCGGTCCGGGCACACCTCACGCGAGACGGCGGGCAGAGCGCCCCGGCCCGGCATCTCAGCGCCCCCCTGCACATTGCGGCCACGTCCCACTCGCGCGGCGGCACCGGACAACGCTCCCACGCGTCCTACACCGTGCGCGAGGGCGACACCCTGTCCGGCGTCGCGCGGCAGGTCGCCGTGCACGGGGGCTGGCAGCGGCTGTACGAAGCCAACCGGAACGTCATCGGCCCGGACCCGGACGTGATCCAGCCGGGTCAGCGGCTCGCGCTGCCCTCCGCCGACTAGGGCGTTTCTTACAGATCACCGGATGGGCGGTGGCGGTGGATTCCGCCATCGCCCGTGCCCATGCGCCCACCAGCACGCTGCCGGGGCTCGGCAAAAAGGCGGCCCCGACAGCGAGTGCACCCGCCTTCGACCGCGATGCCCAGGCTGCGAGGCGGCCCGAGATCCGACTCCCAGTCCTCTCCTAGTCCTCCTCCGGCGCATAGTCTTCCTCCGGCGCACCCAGCGGGCGCCCCAGTCGCAGGTTCCACCGCCCTGCCCGGCCACTGAGTTCGGTCACGGTCAGCGGTGGCACATCGAGGCGCCAGAAGACCGAGGCGGGCAGGCCCAGGGCGTCGACGACGGCCGCCCTTATCACCTCCGGCTCGACCACGGCGACGGTACGGCCGTCCGTGTCCTGGGCGGTGTCCAGCCAGCGACCGATCCGCTCGCACACGTCCCGCACCGACTCCCCGCCGTGCTCCGCCCAGCCGGGATCGGTGAGCCAGTGGCCCACCGCCTCCGGCTCCGCGGCTCCCACCTCCTGCAGGGCGCGGCCCCGCCAGCGGCCCACGTCGAGACCCGCCAACTCCGGTACCGGTACGGCGTCGAGGCCCAGTGCCGCGGCCGTCTCCCGGCAGCGCACACCGGGAGAAGCGACCACCCGGGCAGACGAGGGCAGCGACCGGGTCGCCGTACGAGCACGGGCCGCGCCGAGGTCCTCGATGGAGTCGTCGTCGTAGAAGCGGGCCTGTCGCAGTGACGGGCTCATGGCGGGCGAGACGAGGGTCACGCGGCTGGTCACGCGGGTGCTCCTGTTTGTCCGTGTCAGCGGTGTCATGGCGTGCGGGAGTCGACCGGATGCGGCACATACGTACGCCGGTCCGGGTCGATGGCCAGTCGTCCGCCGGCTGGGGGCCGGGCCCGCTGGACGCAGTAGCGGCGCTCGCAGATCCGGCAGTTCAGACCGATGGGGGTCGCGGGCCCGAGGGTCGTCCAGGGCGATTCTCTCGGCGTGCACGAGCCGGTGCGCGTGCCGTAGCTCGCCCCTGAGCGCGACGGCGAACTCGGCGCGCGGTGCGTGGTGCCCGAAACCGATGCGGGTTCCCGGCCTCGGGGAAGAACTCCGTGTCTGTACCGAAGACTTGGGCGATCCGCAGCAGCACGGGTGTCGTCACCCGGCACCGGCTCTGTTCGAGCTGGTTGGCGTAGCTGGTGGAGATGCCGAGGGCGCGGGTGATGCCGGCCTGGTTCATGCCGTGCTCGCGACGCAGCCGGCGCAGCTTGGCGTGGGCGTAGGCCTTTCGGTCGGCCGGTCGCCGGGCCATACGCACCTCATCGCCTCGCCTGCCTCGATCGCCTCGGTTGCGAACATAGCATCCGCAGAATTTGCAGTTTTCGCAGATCCGCAGCTGGGCGATGGAGGGATTCCGCAAAAGGGAGTCCTCGCGGACGCTGCCGGAGAGCCGGATCACGTCCTCGGCGCCGTAGGTGCGCTCGATGCCCTGCCACCGGGGGTCGGTGGCCCAGCGCCGCGCCAGTTCCTCGGCCGCCCGCGTCCTCGCCTCTGCCATGCCTTTCACGTCTCCTCGGCCTGTGCTTGCTGCCAATCTCCCTGTCCCTGCGGGCAGGAGTGGCACTGTGTGTCGAATGACTGGGGTGCGGCCCGCCGTCACGCGTGCGGGCGGGGCTGAGCAAGGCTGCCGGGTCACGACCCCACCGGCGCCGGGATCTCCG
The genomic region above belongs to Streptomyces sp. CG1 and contains:
- a CDS encoding transglycosylase family protein, whose protein sequence is MTARPRHRHTTPSRLLPSLRTALTVTSFGIVLPLLAPAVGRAATATTWDRVAACESGGNWSTNTGNGNYGGLQFTQPTWVAYGGTAYAPRADLAGRAEQINVAEAVLARQGPGAWPVCSVRAHLTRDGGQSAPARHLSAPLHIAATSHSRGGTGQRSHASYTVREGDTLSGVARQVAVHGGWQRLYEANRNVIGPDPDVIQPGQRLALPSAD
- a CDS encoding histidine phosphatase family protein — encoded protein: MTSRVTLVSPAMSPSLRQARFYDDDSIEDLGAARARTATRSLPSSARVVASPGVRCRETAAALGLDAVPVPELAGLDVGRWRGRALQEVGAAEPEAVGHWLTDPGWAEHGGESVRDVCERIGRWLDTAQDTDGRTVAVVEPEVIRAAVVDALGLPASVFWRLDVPPLTVTELSGRAGRWNLRLGRPLGAPEEDYAPEED